From the Schistocerca piceifrons isolate TAMUIC-IGC-003096 chromosome 2, iqSchPice1.1, whole genome shotgun sequence genome, the window CATTCACGAGAAATAAAATgtaagttttaaaaaaaatttgtggaCACAGCTCCGGAATTGTTTTGAATGGACCTCTTAAGCCAACAAATGTGTGCTTGGCATGGGCCATTCCACCTAAAAAACCATAATATTTGCTGGTGTACAAAGACCAGTACTTTGCAGTGAGTAAATTGTTAAACGTAAGGACCTATAAACCtaattttaaaaaactgaaaatagcaCAGTTTCTGAAAGGCTTTAAAATTTACTCTTTATTGTAGTAGCTTACGCCTCTAACCTGCGGATGAACTGCCCTAGGTAGGGTACCACGTACAAAAACGTGTCTACCGATTATTCTTGCGGTTTTAGAAAAAGTGTATTTGAAGTCTTGCTTCTCCGCATCGAGAAATTTGTCTGTAGACGGGGAATGCAAGACTTACAGGTGGAAATGTTGGCTGCACTGATTAGCGGTCAGCTTGAAGCTTGGGTATTTGTTTATGTGCGTAAGCAGCATATAAAATAAGTATCAAATTTTGTGCTGTTAGTGTTTTGAACTGCGCAGCAAATGCATCTTTATAAAATCAGTAAGGtaattgttacatatttttatacaGTCTCGCAAGTATCGGAACTTCCTCATTTGATTGCAAACCAAGTGCTTTGTTCGTTTTATATTATTTTGTTAAATCATGTAGCAGTAGTTCCTGCAAGTGCACGGGCGGGAGTAGGTATTTAATATTAGTCAAAAATATCCGTTTAAACATATTAACGAGTTCAAGGTATTTGCTGTAATTACTTACAGAACATCTCCATACGATGCGTGCGTAGCCTGATAGTAAATGATGATTCTATATAAACGAAAAGGTGATTAATTAACAGTTGCATCTTGAATGTGAACAATTGCCAGTTATTCTGTAGAATCTGGTCATTAGTATACAGTCGAAAATGCCTTGAATGTTGCCTAGCAAGTGGAAAAGGTGTTGGAAGATTCAGATTCCAAATATGTACTATTATTTTCTTATCTGAAAAcccatttgtaagaaaatgttcaCTCGGATCCAAAACCAATGACAGAATAAAATTGATGTACAAGTCCGTACAGATGAGGTGGTAGGCATTGATATAACCACGAAAGTAAGTAGAGAAATGGTAAAACTTATGCATTATCTGACAGTGTAGTATTATGAAAGAGCTGCAGATCACTGTAAAAATCTCTACATGGACAAGTAGCTATGTATGATTTTCAAATTCTTATTCTTCTACAACATAAATCCTAATGACAATCCAAATGTAGTTAATGACCACAATATTTCTTTTTACTGGTGATCAGGGCACCACACATTGAAAATCAAATAGTGCTTAATCTGTAACCTTCGCATTCATACAATAGTATACacattgttgttgtttgttgttgtggtcttcagtcctgagactggtttgatgcagctctccatgctactctatcctgtgcaagctccttcatctcccagtacctactgcaacctacatctttctgaatctgcttagtgtattcatctcttggtctccctctacgatttttaccctccacgctgccctccaatactaaattggtgatcctttgatgcctcagaacatgtcctaccaaccgatcccttcttctagtcaagttgtgccacaaacttctcttctccccaatcctattcaatacctcctcattagttacgtgatctatacaactaaacttcaacattcttctgtagcaccacatttcgaaagcttctattctcttcttgtccaaactatttattgcccatgtttcacttccatacgtggctacactccatacaaatactttcagaaacgacttcctgacacttgaatctatactcgatgttaaaaaatttctcttcttcagaaacgctttccttgccattgccagtctatattttatatcctctctactttgaccatcatcagttattttgctccccaaatagcaaaactcctttactactttaagtgtctcatttcctaatctaattccctcagcatcacccgacttaattagactacattccattatcctcgtttcgcttttgttgatgttcatcttatatcctcctttcaagacactgtccattccgttcaactgctcttccaactcctttgctgtctctgacagaattacaatgtcatcggcgaacctcaaagtttttatttcttctccctggattttaatacctactccaaatttttcttttgtttcctttactacttgctcaatatacagattgaataacatcggggagaggctacaaccctgtctcactcccttcccaaccactgcttccctttcatgtccatcgactcttataactgccatctggtttctgtacaaattgttaatagcctttcgctccctgtgttttacccctgccaccttcagaatttgaaagagagtattccagtcaacattgtcaaaagctttctctaagtccacaaatgctagaaaaataggtttgcctttccttaacctttcttctaagataagtcgtaaggtcagtattgcctcacgtgttccaacatttctacggaatccaaactgatcttccccgaggtcggcttctaccagtttttccattcgtctgtaaagaattcgcgttagtattttgcagctgtgacttattaagctcatagttcggtaattttcacatctgtcaacacctgctttctttgggattggaattattatattcttcttgaagtctgagggtatttcgtctgtctcgtacctcttgctcaacagatggtacagttttgtcaggactggctctcccaaggctgtcagtagttctaatggaatgttgtctactcccggggccttgtttcgacttaggtctttcagtgctctgtgaagctcttcacgcagtatcatatcttccatttcatcttcatctacatcctcttccatttccataatattgtcctcaagtacatcgcccttgtatagaccctctatatattccttccacctttctgctttcccttctttgcttataactgggtttccatctgagcttttgatattcatacaagtcattctcttttctccaaaggtctctttaattttcctgtaggcagtatctatcttaacccctcgtgagataagcctctacatccttacatttgtcctctagccattcctgcttagccattctgcacttcctgtcgatctcatttttgagacgtttgtattcttttctgcctgcttcatttactgcatttttatattttctcctttcatcaattaaattcaatatttcttctgttacccaaggatttctactagctctcgtctttttacctacttgatcctctgctgccttcactacttcatccctcaaagctacccattcgtcttctactgtatttctttcccccattcatgtcaattgttcccgtatgctctccctgaaactctgtacaaactctggtttagtcagtttatccaggtcccatctccttaaattcccacctttttgcaatttcttgagttttaatctacagttcatagccaatagcttgtggtcagagtccacatctgcccctggaaattcctACAATTTAAAGCccggttcctcaatctctgtcttaccattatataatctatctgataccttttagtatctccagggttcttccatgtatacaaccttgttttatgattcttgaaccaagtgttagctatgattaagttatgctctgtgcaaaattctaccagacggcctcgtctttaatttcttagccccaatccatattcacctactatgtttccttctctcccttttcctactatcgaattccagtcacccatcactattaaattttcgtctcccttcacttcctgaataatttcttttatttcatcatacatttcttcaatttcttcgtcatctgcagagctaggtggcatataaacttgtatacaCATTACGAAAACAAAATGTCTTGGAATGAATGTTGTTACTTGGTACAGTTTGGATGTATTCAATCAATGACTACAAAATCCGTAAATGAGTTGCAGACAGTAGTGAAAGAAAACTGTAGGCCTATAGGAAAAAGGAAATTTCTGGTGGAAAAAGATTGCAGTGTGTTTATTATAGAATGTTGTCTTATGTGGTGCTCAATCATAGACAGTGTGAAACTGGAAAGACCAGTGCTTACTACACTTTGGTGTCTTGAATATAGAAGGTGTCAACTGGAGGTGCAAAATGAGGACTGTGGAGCTACTAAAAAGTGTAAATGAAGATACACAGTTAGTAAGAATAGCCAAGAGTAAGAAAAGAAACAGGCTGAGACATTTAGTGAGAACAAACTGCGCAATGGTGCTTCAGAAGGAACTGAAAATTGACAAAAGATGAAAGAATAGAAGGTACCACCTAATAGATGACATCAAGAAAGATTCATGGTACTTCAGAACACAAAGATTGTTGGAGAAGAAGAAAGAGTGAAAAGCTTGCAGTGAAATACATGCCCATTCAATATACATTTTTATCTAATACTGCTTCACCAACTCAGAACCAGACTGTCACCTTTCAATCTAACCAAGTCCTCAGGCTATGCTAGAGATCATTCTGTCGCCACAATTTAGGCctacatttttaaaaatgataGAAATGGAGAAAGTTTGGTttgttctatttctgtttgtgttataCAACAAGATGAAGCTGGCATTATTTTGTGTAAGTATGGTTATATTTCTAGAAATAAAAACATGCACAGTGCTGTCTCACAGAGATGTGTGAAATCTAGAGTCTGTCGTGCATGTGTGTAATGTTTGCGACAAATATTGAGTCAGATCTGGATTGAATCTGTGTACTAGATTAATTATCAATGGCCTAGGTAGCCTGGGTGTGTTTACGTTTAGTTTTCAATCTCTAGTAGGAAATGGGGCCTTATTTACACCTTCATTACTAAAACCATAATACAGAAAGATAAGATGAAAGTTGAGTATGACTTCCTTTCTGCCAGCAGTGGGTGACTCAATATAATCATTGTGACATCCAGAAAGAAGTTGCAGGTAATGGAAAATTGAATGTGTGAGGCAGTTCATGGTACATGCTTGGATAGTTGTCAGTAACAACACTGCTTGTGAAAAAAATACTCATTCTGAGCATCCAAATTATTGAATCAGGAAAACGCACAGATTTTATATGAATTGCATTTAATTCATAGATGCAGCAACGCTACTTATTAGGTGAAAGTGATGTTGTTACATCAGCTAGAGGAGCCAGTCAGACAAGTAAGTACCAGATCCACAATTTGTAGGAAATAGTCAGGTGCAGACCTATTGTCATACTAGTTAGATAAATCAATAAACTGGTCCACTCTTTAAGTAGTCATTAGCTTTATTTTCGTGTTGAAATAATCATCCTTTTTTCCAGTGGAGTGCTTAAAAAGTATGTGTGCCTAGTGAATTTGGCAATAGTCCTAAACACACTCTTCTACCAAAACCATGTCAAAGCGTAAAGGAGTAAGTGCTGAGGAGAAGCGAGTGCGGGTACTGCAGATATTTTATGAGaagaaagaattttttcagttaaagGTACACTGCTTAGTTCCTCTGAGAGATCCTACAAATTGAAGTACAAGTTCTGATTTATTGAGAATTGTCtttgtgtgtgtatatagtgaATTTAATGTAACGTTTTCTGTCTCCAGGAATTGGAAAAAATTGCACCCAAAGAGAAAGGTGTCATTGCTCAATCAGTCAAGGATGTTGTTCAGAGTTTAGTAGATGATGGTTTAGTTGACACAGATAAAATTGGCACATCAATCTATTTTTGGGCATATCCCAGGTAAAATTTGAGAAATATTTCTTATTCGTATTGCTGATTTCAGTAAGTGGACATTATGATTAACaaatgtttcttattccttttcagTAAAGCAAAACATTCAAGGAAACGGAAATTGACAGACCTGAGCAATAAGCTTGAGGAAACAAACAAGAAACTTAAGAAGGTGAAAGAAAATGTTGGAACTGCAAACCTTGGTAGAGAAGAATCAGATGAAAGAACCACAATTCTGGAAAATATAGCCTCTCTTAAAACAGAAGAGGCTCGActtaaagatgaaatacagaagtatAAGGATTCTGATCCAGAGGTTTTAGAACAAATGAAACAACAaatacaggtaaaaaaaaaaagatacaaggtatggacaaaaatatggaaacactaaaaacgcaacacattactgTGCCTTATATAGTGTAGGAAAATTGTTGGCATTGCAAACATCTTCCAGTTGTCTCAGAATGGATGAATACGGGTCTTGTGTGGTTTTCGAGGGACTATTCTTCCCATAAAACTATCGAAAGTTTAGGAACGATGATGGTGGTGGATAGCGATTATGCACTCTTCCATCCAAAGTGGACCACAAAACCTCAATAATatggagatctggtgactgtggtggccagaggagatgTGACAAGTCATCCTCAGGCTCAGAAAACCAGTTGTGCATGATGCAAACTGTGTGAATAGGGGGCCTgtttcttgaaacacagcatcaccattggggaacaaatgtatcatgggatggacctgatgagCAAAAATTGTTGCATAATCCTTGGCAGAGCAACCATGGAGCCATGGAATACCCCAATATGGCAGCCCCAATTATCACCTATCCActaccatgtttcacttttggggaTGTAAACTTTGCCAGAAGTTGGAAGTAGCATGCAACAAGACTCATTTGACCAAATTACTTTCATCCATTCCTCCgtggtccagattttatggcttcagcaccatgttttcctgttacgagaATTTGCATCGCTGACACGTGGTTTTGCTTGTGCTGCAATTACCAGTTTTTTGGAGCTCCCTTCATGTCGCTTTGCTGCTGATAGGGTTCATGAGTTTGACatgcagttctgcagtgacttttgcaacttcCGTCCTCCTACTTTTCATCACAGTTCTCTTCATTGACCGTCTGTCACAATCTCTTGATACACACTTTAGCCCATGtagtgacttagcagatgatgtttttctgctttccctgtatattGTGTAACTCTTCCAATATAGTGCCTTGTAAACCAAAACACTTCGGCTGACTTGGTTATGGAAGGTGCCAAACAAACACCAACAATATAGCTTCAaaataatgcattcacaactaccCAGAACACTATTTTGATCACGACTGAACTTGCAACactttgaggacattgcacaggtgccattcgtggtcaaatacaacagtgcaaaccTGCAAGGTTGgctagaatctgcatttatgttctaTCATGCATTTCTCTCAGTGTATCGATATTTTTGTCTGTGCCCAGTTCAATTGATAAAGATGTTCTTTTATACTAGTTTCAAGATAATGGTGCCATATATTGAAATATTGCTTTCAACAGTGCCTTTAAAATTTCTTACAATATATTTGAGAAAAGCAGTAATTAAATCCATGTAATTTGTAGAAAAAATTATCTGACATTTTGCTATGTTGATTAAACACATCTATACATGTTACAAATTTAAAGTCCCATTGCATTTTTTCTGTCGTTGTGTGAAAGCTAATCTGAGGAACTGCTGTAGAGATATTGATACTGATTTCAATAGTAGATAGATTCACACAAAAGTCTGTGTATATAATTAATTACTGCTATGCTAGATAAGTAATCTGGCCATATTTTGCATTCTGTTAAAATAGAAGAAGAGCACTGGTAAAGAATAGAATTATAGCAATAAATTCAAACAGAAATATGTCATGACAAATGATAGTTTATCGGTAAATATGCAGACCATCTCGGCTCTGTTCCACAAAATCtttttctcaaaaaaaatttttccgTGGGAAACCCTTCTTAAACACACTACAAAAGAAATATTAGCCTCACTTTATCTTAAATATGCTGGAAGCTGGATGAAACTTGGTCAGCCAATTTCAGAATTTTATTGTAGTTCGAAAGAGTTGTGAAAACAGGTAATTCTTTGACTTGAAAGTTTTTTAGTTTGTTCCACTGATTTAGTGATGTCACCAAAATAATCTCCTTGACACTGACAGGTTGAACAACACAAGAGAGACAGAAATTTGTCTTATGATAATTTAAGACCATTGTACAGTGCTAGATCATGTAAGTTCTGTAAGGTGAGTCTTTCCTATTATGCGAAAACACACAATTTTTCAGTGTGGAAGTGACAGGAACAACTTTTGTGGAAGGATAACTGTATTCTTGAAAGAGTATCTTACAAAATTCATGAAATAAACTGCAATAATTCGAACATGCAAGCCGTAGCTTCAGCGGTCTCTCTCCATTCCTCCAAAATCCAACCTTAACATACTGGCTGTTCACCAGCAACCTTAACCAAGTGCAAATAGCACAAATCTAATCCACCAATTAgccatctactgcttttagtgagGGATTTTAATATCTGCCTCAAATGCTGGAGTACTATCCAGATGAGCACATTGTAAACATTGTGAGTGACCATCCAGCATCTTGATGCAGTCCATAACTACACAGATGGTTACAAAATCATTAATTATTAGAAGTGTATTCTATATTCCAAGTTTTCATTGTTGGTAAGAGCAAAGATGTGATACTTGTAGTCATACTACATGCGTTGAATTTCTGCTCACCGGTGACAACTGCTTCATTGTTGGATTCAGTGACATACTATCTGCTCTAACAATTCTGAAAAGCTTTAGTAGCAACAAATGGCACATCCTTTTGATGCTACGATTGATAGGAGAAGAAGACGAATCTTGGTGAAATCTCACTATGGGATTACAGATAATGAAATAATTGACCCCAAGGTAAATAAATTGCTGTGGCAAGAGACTAAACTGTGGCTGAAATTCCAAATAATAAAAACAGACGTGTACTGCAAATATACTTCTCGGCATTGTCTGTTGGGCAGGTGATGATGATGGCTGTCATCACTGCAGCGGGACATGACTGATGATACTCGTGTGGCAGCATCAAAATTTATTGGTTCCATGAGCAAGAAATACGCATGCAAGGAGAAGCACTCACAGTTGGACAAAAGTGGCATTCATAGTATGCTGCCAGGGCTTTGTGCCTCTTGAGGATCCTTATGTTTCTTGAAGACATGCCACCTTACTATGACAAGGCGACCATTGCAGTGGGTACCTCCACATACTCGTTTACACCCTTACATTGAACTCGTTTTGATCagaataaattacatttgtttatCAGAATAATGTTCTGTTGGAACATCTTTCTTAGGTGTTGCAGCTCACTTGGGAGGCTGTTGGGATCTGCGATCACATGTGCTCTATGGGCCATGGGATGTAAGACACTACTGAATTGTGCAGAGAAATGACAAGCTAAAAGCCTAGAAGTATAACTGTATGAGTTGATTTGCACTGGATGCTGTGTCCCCACATTTCTTTGACTTTTTCTGGTGGAAATGCTGGAAAGACATAGGTAGTATTTCTATTCCACATGGCCACACTGCAGATGTATCAACAACATGTACTATTTAAAGGCATGATAGAAGATTGCCACTGGGAAGAGAGCAGCTAAATTCCGGTTCCATTCGCATATGGAGCATAGGAAGAATGGTGGCTTAATGCCTCAGTGTGTCTTCCAAATCAACACCCATTTCTTCGTCTTATCATTCAAGGTGACAATAGTACATCCTCATAGAGGctgtcagtgtactctttccaattacttgccatctcctctgcatttaacagtcaaGTTCCTTTTGAGTTCTTAAGATTGAtggttttgcttttaatttcaccaaaagctGTTTTGGTTTTTCCATTTTCAGAAACCGTCCTTCTGTTGACCATTTCctattcaatttcttcacattttttcttcaGCCACTTCACTTTAGCTTTCCTGATTTTATTCCCAATTGGCTTATGTTCCTGTACATCATTCTTTTCTAtagatttttaattttcttctttcatcgataaattgAACTGTTTATTCTGTTCCACAAGGTTTCTTCGAAATGATTTTCCTTGTTCATTTATTTGTCTGTCCATTATCTGTGACTGTCCTTttcagggatgtccattcctcttcagctgaactgtctaCTACTGTATTCATTATTGCAGTGCCTCCAGCCTCGGAGAACTTCAGATACACATCACCGTTACTCAGTGCATCGATATTATTActaaatcgtgatctgagtctaaatTTGCCTCAGATTGtggcttacaatccaatatctgattttggaatctgtttcaccatgatgtaatccaactggtaTCGTCCCATGTCACAAGGCCTTGTCCAAGTATATATCTTCACGAGTTCTGGACAGTGTAATTACTGTTActcactgaaatttattgcagaaggaGTCTTCTCCCTCTCTCATTCATATCACCAATCCTGTATTTTCCTTTAACTCTCTCTTTCCCTACTATAACATTGCAGTCTACCATGATTATTCTGCCTTCTCCCTTTACACATTCAATTAGCGTTTCAGTGCCCTCTCATACTCTGGCTCTCTTCATCTTCTGGTTATGGATGTGGCATGTAAACCTGAATTATTATTGTTGACATTggattgctgtcaattctgatgagaataattttGGGCTAAACTATTTGCAGTAACTCATTCTTCGCCCTACCTTCCAGTAcacaatgaatcctactcccattgtaacattttctgctgccattgatattaccctatatttgtcTTACAAGAGATCCTTAAATTTGTTCCCATGTAACTTCACTGTTatattgagcatttgcattttccattacagattttctagcttctctgcgCTATTCAGAGTTtcaacattccacactccgacttgTAGGATGCTCTTTTGATTATTCtagctttttctcatggtcacatccTCCTTTTCAGTCACTTCctgaagatctgaatgggggactaatctggaatctttcgccagtggagagatcgtcatgacactttttccatGACTGTCTGTATTTCCAACGAGTGCCCATTTGGTTTTAATCTAGTGGATTCTAGTGACTTTTGCCTCAAGCAGAGCTGCTGTGCATGTCCAAACATGAGATTCTAAATAAACATGTTGTCCTAGAACACGTTCACTGACTGCTAAGATATTGAGCACTGGAAGGGGAATTCTTCGACATTTGACTCACCAGAGAGATGTCATGGGGCAGGTAACAACAATGGCAAGCCAACTTCCCTTATCACACTGCCAGTGGTTTGGTTCAGAAATTTCCACTGTTCCACGCCATGGATAAACAGTACCACATGGTGTTGCACATTAGCCACACCTATGTTTGTCAGCTCTCATTATGAAAAGGTATTTTTTGGTGTTGAAGTGTTCTGCAGTTGTCAGGTGTTTTGGACGAGTGTTTTGTGTTGGCATTGCATGTCTCACCATTTGGTAAATTGAGCACAGTGCTGCATCAACATCAGCAGTGAccatttccagcatcttctgtgatgTTCCGTAACAAGGGTCAATCTCACATTAgtcttattgtaaatattgtcaggACCAGTTTTATTTATCCTACACTGTATTTCAGTTTGCCAAGTAGAATTTTGTAAGTCTACGCAGTCAAAAAAGTACACGAGGTTCAAGAACAAGTAGAATTTTTttgtacacataaacaaaaaaGTACACGAGGTTCGTGGATGATGATTtaagaaagggggagggggcacAGGAG encodes:
- the LOC124777322 gene encoding meiotic nuclear division protein 1 homolog — translated: MSKRKGVSAEEKRVRVLQIFYEKKEFFQLKELEKIAPKEKGVIAQSVKDVVQSLVDDGLVDTDKIGTSIYFWAYPSKAKHSRKRKLTDLSNKLEETNKKLKKVKENVGTANLGREESDERTTILENIASLKTEEARLKDEIQKYKDSDPEVLEQMKQQIQVAKEAANRWTDNLFAIKSWCKNKFFIEGSVLDKQFGIDPEMDYLN